Proteins encoded by one window of Candidatus Odinarchaeum yellowstonii:
- a CDS encoding ATPase, with product MEEEIIFDRVKTGIPGLDGILHGGFIRGNNILVSGSAGTGKTIMCLQYIVSGIMNYNEPGVFVTSEELPYELRREALQFGWDLKKLEEEGKLIIIDAASAKAGLPTDEKYAIKRGFEVNELAEQIYTAVNQIQAKRLVLDSLSGLDIKINDPQALRVAIFKISALLRELGVTSIMTSEMLEDHSFSRYGVEEFIAQGVILLYLKEQDGELRRSLIVLKMRSTAHSLRRYPFEITSLGIVVMPGEEI from the coding sequence GTGGAAGAGGAGATAATATTCGATCGCGTTAAAACCGGTATACCTGGGCTGGATGGCATACTCCACGGCGGCTTCATAAGAGGTAATAATATTTTAGTCTCCGGATCAGCTGGAACAGGTAAAACAATTATGTGTCTCCAATACATCGTCTCCGGGATAATGAATTATAATGAACCAGGGGTATTCGTAACTTCTGAGGAGCTGCCCTACGAGCTGAGGCGTGAAGCACTTCAGTTCGGGTGGGATCTAAAAAAATTAGAAGAAGAAGGTAAATTGATAATAATAGACGCAGCTTCAGCTAAAGCAGGTCTGCCCACTGATGAAAAATACGCTATAAAAAGAGGATTCGAAGTTAACGAGCTAGCGGAGCAAATCTACACTGCTGTTAACCAAATACAGGCTAAAAGACTCGTCTTAGATTCTCTTTCAGGATTAGATATTAAAATAAATGATCCTCAAGCTTTGAGAGTCGCTATATTTAAGATCAGCGCGTTACTGCGAGAGCTTGGAGTAACCTCTATAATGACAAGTGAAATGTTAGAAGACCATTCTTTCAGCAGATATGGCGTGGAGGAGTTTATCGCGCAGGGCGTGATACTCTTATATCTTAAAGAACAGGATGGCGAGTTGAGGAGAAGCCTTATAGTTTTAAAAATGAGATCAACAGCTCACTCTTTGAGACGTTACCCGTTTGAAATAACCAGTCTCGGCATAGTGGTTATGCCCGGCGAGGAGATTTAA